From a region of the Tiliqua scincoides isolate rTilSci1 chromosome 4, rTilSci1.hap2, whole genome shotgun sequence genome:
- the KCNC4 gene encoding potassium voltage-gated channel subfamily C member 4, protein MISSVCVSSYRGRKSGNKPPSKTCLKEEMGKGEESDKITINVGGTRHETYKSTLRTLPGTRLAWLADPDAQSNFDFDDQSNEFFFDRHPGIFSYVLNYYRTGKLHCPADICGPLFEEELTYWGIDETDVEPCCWMTYRQHRDAEEALDIFESPEPGSGVAGEESEEDGTREMTLQRLGMDDRPPGAPGATRGGGCCRNWQHRMWALFEDPYSSRAARVIAFASLFFILVSITTFCLETHEAFIIDVNVTETLEVGNTTETHVMRKMETEPILTYIEGVCVLWFTLEFLVRIICCPDKLIFIKNLLNIIDFVAILPFYLEVGLSGLSSKAARDVLGFLRVVRFVRILRIFKLTRHFVGLRVLGHTLRASTNEFLLLIIFLALGVLIFATMIYYAERIGAKPSDPRGSEHTHFKNIPIGFWWAVVTMTTLGYGDMYPKTWSGMLVGALCALAGVLTIAMPVPVIVNNFGMYYSLAMAKQKLPKKKKKHIPRPAPLDSPTYCKSEGNSPHNSVQSYNSPLVVATAAEMMERKRSDTKQNGEANVVLSDEEQQPLSSSHEEEKQPMRRSSTRDKNKKAATCFLLSAGDFSCAADGSIRKAKLPYVLSGQFFQPLEGRMNHHRSSL, encoded by the exons ATGATCAGCTCGGTGTGTGTCTCATCTTACCGCGGGCGCAAATCGGGGAACAAGCCCCCCTCCAAAACATGCCTGAAGGAAGAGATGGGCAAAGGGGAAGAGTCGGACAAGATCACGATCAATGTGGGGGGAACCAGGCATGAGACTTACAAAAGCACCTTGCGGACTTTGCCTGGCACCCGGCTGGCCTGGCTGGCTGACCCCGATGCCCAGAGCAACTTCGACTTTGACGACCAGAGCAACGAGTTTTTCTTTGACCGCCACCCGGGCATCTTCTCCTATGTGCTGAACTACTACCGCACAGGCAAACTCCACTGCCCTGCAGATATCTGTGGACCCCTCTTTGAGGAGGAGCTCACCTACTGGGGCATTGACGAGACCGACGTGGAGCCCTGCTGCTGGATGACTTACCGCCAGCACCGGGATGCGGAGGAAGCCCTGGATATCTTTGAGAGCCCTGAACCGGGCAGTGGGGTGGCTGGAGAGGAGAGCGAGGAGGATGGGACCAGGGAGATGACCCTCCAGCGCCTGGGCATGGATGACAGgcccccaggagctcctggggccACCCGAGGAGGAGGCTGTTGCCGCAACTGGCAACACAGGATGTGGGCACTCTTTGAGGACCCCTATTCATCCAGGGCAGCCAGG GTAATTGCCTTTGCCTCACTTTTTTTCATTCTGGTGTCCATTACAACATTTTGCCTGGAGACGCATGAAGCGTTCATCATAGATGTTAATGTGACTGAGACGCTAGAGGTGGGTAACACAACAGAGACCCATGTGATGCGGAAGATGGAAACAGAGCCCATTCTCACCTATATTGAGGGAGTCTGTGTGCTGTGGTTTACTCTGGAGTTTCTAGTGCGCATCATTTGCTGTCCAGATAAATTGATCTTCATTAAAAACCTTCTTAACATCATTGACTTTGTCGCTATTTTGCCCTTCTATTTGGAGGTGGGGCTCAGCGGCCTGTCATCGAAGGCTGCACGTGATGTGCTGGGCTTCCTGAGGGTAGTCCGTTTTGTCCGCATCCTCCGGATCTTCAAGCTGACACGCCATTTTGTGGGACTTCGGGTGCTGGGCCACACACTCCGAGCTAGCACCAATGAGTTCCTCCTTCTCATCATCTTTCTGGCTCTAGGGGTGTTGATCTTTGCCACCATGATCTACTATGCTGAAAGGATTGGAGCCAAGCCATCTGACCCTCGTGGAAGTGAACATACCCACTTTAAGAATATACCCATTGGATTCTGGTGGGCAGTAGTGACTATGACGACGTTGGGCTATGGCGACATGTATCCCAAAACCTGGTCAGGAATGCTGGTGGGGGCTCTTTGTGCTTTGGCTGGGGTCCTCACCATTGCCATGCCTGTCCCAGTCATTGTCAACAACTTTGGAATGTATTACTCATTGGCCATGGCCAAGCAAAAGCtcccaaagaagaaaaagaagcacataCCCCGTCCTGCTCCCCTGGACTCTCCAACATACTGCAAGTCAGAGGGCAACTCACCTCACAACAGCGTTCAGAGTTATAACAGCCCCCTGGTGGTAGCAACAGCAGCTGAGATGATGGAGAGGAAAAGATCAG ATACCAAGCAGAATGGCGAAGCCAATGTGGTGCTGTCCGACGAGGAGCAGCAGCCTCTTTCATCGTCACAcgaggaggagaagcagcccaTGAGGCGCTCAAGCACCAGGGACAAAAACAAGAAAGCAGCCACCTGCTTTCTGCTGAGTGCCGGAGATTTCTCTTGCGCTGCTGACGGTAGCATCCGGAAAG